The following coding sequences lie in one Nitrososphaerota archaeon genomic window:
- the tmk gene encoding dTMP kinase, protein MKKYIIAFEGIDGAGKKTQINLLNKNLIKEGYETFTISFPSYDTEIGKIIRKILIGEEIFNPYILQLLNTANRWEKVNAIRENLEKNKIVLIDRYIYSGIAYGIANGLPKKWVISLEEGLPKPSITILLDIPAEEAIKRILKTKKPDKYESNIEYLSKVRKIFLQLSKNKDWIKIDALKPIDIIEKEILNMILNKIK, encoded by the coding sequence ATGAAAAAATATATTATTGCTTTTGAAGGAATAGATGGAGCAGGTAAAAAAACTCAAATTAATTTATTGAATAAAAATTTAATTAAAGAAGGTTATGAGACTTTTACAATATCTTTTCCGTCATATGATACAGAAATAGGAAAAATAATTAGAAAAATTTTAATTGGAGAAGAAATTTTTAATCCATACATATTGCAACTTTTAAATACTGCAAATAGATGGGAGAAAGTTAATGCAATAAGAGAAAATTTAGAAAAAAATAAAATTGTTTTAATAGATAGATACATATATTCTGGAATTGCTTATGGAATTGCAAATGGTTTACCTAAAAAATGGGTAATATCTCTTGAAGAAGGTTTACCTAAGCCTTCAATTACAATTCTTTTAGATATTCCTGCTGAAGAAGCTATAAAAAGAATATTAAAAACAAAAAAACCAGATAAATATGAAAGTAATATAGAATATCTTTCGAAAGTAAGAAAAATATTTTTACAATTATCAAAAAATAAAGATTGGATAAAAATAGATGCTTTAAAGCCTATAGATATAATTGAAAAAGAAATATTAAATATGATTTTAAATAAAATAAAATAA
- a CDS encoding Sjogren's syndrome/scleroderma autoantigen 1 family protein: MESFNSENIKKMADALRAGAKMLPDICPICKSPLFEIKGEIRCIKCDKKVIKVKDESEATTYTIPYVLRNLDLTLIQKIEELTLKLSKTFDLNEIKNTGEILNILLNVLRESKKLQEEKISEE; encoded by the coding sequence ATGGAGAGTTTTAATTCTGAAAATATTAAAAAAATGGCTGATGCTTTAAGAGCAGGAGCTAAAATGCTTCCTGATATATGTCCTATATGTAAAAGCCCTTTATTTGAAATAAAAGGTGAAATACGTTGTATAAAATGCGATAAAAAAGTAATTAAAGTAAAAGATGAAAGTGAAGCAACAACTTATACAATTCCATATGTTTTAAGAAATTTAGATTTAACATTAATACAAAAAATAGAAGAACTTACATTAAAATTATCAAAAACATTTGATTTAAATGAAATAAAGAATACAGGAGAAATATTAAATATATTATTAAATGTATTAAGAGAAAGTAAAAAGCTTCAAGAAGAAAAAATAAGTGAAGAATAA
- a CDS encoding UPF0147 family protein encodes MSNSSEWEVKKSQVVQILETVANDTGTPRNIRRVVKQAADMLSNEKFSPPVRAANAVEMIEEIMQDPNMPPLTRVQLWSAISLLEKLRA; translated from the coding sequence ATGTCAAACTCTTCAGAATGGGAAGTAAAAAAATCTCAAGTAGTACAAATATTAGAAACTGTAGCAAATGATACTGGAACTCCTAGAAATATTAGAAGAGTAGTAAAGCAAGCAGCTGATATGCTATCTAATGAAAAATTCTCACCTCCAGTTAGAGCTGCAAATGCAGTTGAAATGATTGAAGAAATAATGCAGGATCCAAATATGCCACCATTAACAAGAGTTCAACTTTGGAGCGCAATTTCTCTTTTAGAAAAATTAAGAGCATAA
- a CDS encoding DUF402 domain-containing protein → MYNISIRGIYATALVKFAIDNGLKIVNPTLKQKERFSIKENNQIEADIYIIPNYNDLNRIFLIGKNEPLKYFIEILRKNFLDLITWKKEKIINQYIKTILLRIKEDIEFYEIEFPAISKKKLDEIRESVVFTLPYHHSLRAGGQNISEMISFIEKLVYEKLIDSNIILKLFSENLKNMLPKMNQLVRIQHVKLNGRIINLTPGKVIYNNGNKIILKRKFKSEGIYNGLGIKKNVGDYALTEISRENWFVYSKYYNFMSNLKGEYYSICTPIEIYENYIRYVDLGIDIVKLPNNSPKVVDIEELEEAYEKGIISEWLKEKAHKEVEEILNTIQKRYNKA, encoded by the coding sequence GTGTATAATATAAGTATAAGAGGAATTTATGCAACTGCATTAGTTAAATTTGCAATAGATAATGGATTAAAAATAGTTAATCCAACACTCAAACAAAAAGAAAGATTTTCAATAAAAGAAAATAATCAAATAGAAGCAGATATATACATAATACCCAATTATAATGATTTAAATAGGATTTTCTTAATAGGAAAAAATGAACCATTAAAATATTTCATAGAAATTTTAAGAAAAAATTTTCTTGATTTAATTACTTGGAAAAAAGAAAAAATTATAAATCAATATATTAAAACAATTCTATTAAGAATAAAAGAAGATATAGAATTTTATGAAATAGAATTCCCAGCAATTTCAAAAAAGAAATTAGATGAGATAAGAGAAAGTGTAGTTTTTACTTTACCGTATCATCATTCTTTAAGAGCAGGAGGACAAAATATTTCAGAAATGATTTCTTTTATTGAAAAACTTGTTTATGAAAAATTAATAGATAGCAATATAATTTTAAAACTTTTTTCAGAAAATTTAAAAAATATGCTACCTAAAATGAATCAATTAGTTAGGATTCAACATGTAAAATTAAATGGAAGAATAATAAATCTTACTCCAGGAAAAGTAATTTATAATAATGGAAATAAAATAATATTAAAAAGGAAATTTAAAAGTGAAGGAATTTATAATGGTTTAGGGATAAAGAAGAATGTAGGAGATTATGCTTTAACAGAAATTTCAAGAGAAAATTGGTTTGTTTATTCTAAATATTATAATTTTATGAGTAATTTAAAAGGAGAATATTATAGCATATGCACTCCGATAGAAATTTATGAAAATTATATTAGATATGTAGATTTAGGAATAGATATTGTTAAACTTCCAAATAATTCTCCAAAAGTAGTAGATATAGAAGAATTAGAAGAAGCATATGAAAAAGGAATAATATCTGAATGGCTAAAAGAAAAAGCTCATAAAGAAGTAGAAGAAATATTAAATACAATTCAAAAAAGATATAATAAAGCATAA
- a CDS encoding DUF998 domain-containing protein: MFSFNKNKFLLICGIISIIIAYSSIIFSIIISNWFSWINNALSDLGAREPSAIIFNTGLILSGFFLILFSLSLYNFFKGLLSKIGIFLFLLTAISLSLIGIFPETAGKIHLYVSIMFFAFSPLSFIFLGIASILSKMKKYGFFTIIIAILMIITWLIPWKSIGVYGVAIPEFISSIFASIWAINTILKFYKK; the protein is encoded by the coding sequence ATGTTTTCTTTTAATAAAAATAAATTTTTATTGATATGCGGCATAATTTCTATTATAATAGCTTATTCTTCTATTATATTTTCTATAATTATTTCTAATTGGTTTTCTTGGATAAATAATGCTTTAAGCGATTTAGGTGCGAGAGAACCTTCAGCAATAATATTTAATACAGGATTAATTTTATCTGGATTTTTCTTAATTTTATTTAGCTTAAGTTTATACAATTTCTTTAAAGGTTTATTAAGCAAAATTGGGATATTTTTATTTTTATTAACTGCAATATCATTATCTTTAATAGGAATATTCCCTGAAACTGCTGGAAAAATACATTTATATGTTTCAATAATGTTTTTTGCTTTTTCTCCTCTTTCATTTATATTTTTAGGAATCGCATCAATTTTATCAAAAATGAAAAAATATGGTTTCTTTACAATAATTATTGCAATACTTATGATTATTACTTGGCTTATTCCATGGAAAAGTATAGGAGTATATGGTGTAGCAATTCCTGAATTTATTTCTTCAATTTTTGCATCTATATGGGCAATAAATACAATTTTAAAATTTTATAAAAAATAA
- a CDS encoding ribonuclease VapC → MENNEIIYILDSPVFISGFTEFTNRKFITTKLVLREIKSKNLIKKINIIIKKGLIKIIKPKEKYIKKIIEISKEIGDFKKLSQTDIEILAIALEEKNKGKNAIIVSDDYSLQNTAKYLDIEIKGVHFPKIKKSIEWQWYCPSCFKKYDNEANGICQICGSELKRKPKKLRNL, encoded by the coding sequence ATGGAAAATAATGAAATAATATATATTTTAGATTCTCCTGTTTTTATATCAGGTTTTACAGAATTTACTAATAGAAAATTTATTACAACTAAGCTTGTATTAAGAGAAATAAAATCAAAGAATTTAATTAAGAAAATAAATATTATAATAAAAAAAGGATTAATAAAAATTATAAAACCAAAAGAAAAATATATTAAAAAAATAATTGAAATCTCTAAAGAAATAGGTGATTTTAAAAAATTATCTCAAACAGATATAGAAATTCTTGCAATAGCTTTAGAAGAAAAAAATAAAGGGAAAAATGCAATAATAGTTTCAGATGATTATTCTTTACAAAATACAGCAAAATATTTAGATATAGAAATAAAAGGTGTGCATTTTCCAAAAATAAAGAAAAGCATAGAGTGGCAATGGTATTGTCCATCATGTTTTAAAAAATATGATAATGAAGCAAATGGAATATGTCAAATATGCGGTTCTGAACTTAAAAGAAAACCTAAAAAATTAAGAAATCTTTAA
- a CDS encoding NAD(+)/NADH kinase: MNIKKCALIYSSLKKDESGPLINEIEKIILEKNLELKLIKDFDLDNIEIQKNLSEIDFLIVLGGNGLFLRSISKIIKEDTLVLGVDFGRKGFLAEVSPKESIDFIKDILEGNYVIEKAMRLSIYLNNKKIGEALNEALLFSHTTGKLIEFKIDFNGNNLMQGFADGCIFSTPIGSTGYSCSAGGPIVDSHIKAIIITPICPLSNLKPMVVSSSKILEIEILNGEADIVIDGHLRYNIKKEEKISIKESEYPINFVRRKIEKSFIKRIEKRLRY; encoded by the coding sequence ATGAATATAAAAAAATGCGCTTTAATATATTCTTCATTAAAAAAGGATGAATCTGGACCTTTAATAAATGAAATAGAAAAAATTATATTAGAAAAAAATTTAGAATTAAAATTAATAAAAGATTTTGATTTAGATAATATTGAAATTCAAAAAAATCTTTCAGAAATAGATTTTTTAATAGTTTTGGGTGGAAATGGATTATTTTTAAGGTCTATTTCGAAAATAATTAAAGAAGATACATTAGTTTTAGGAGTAGATTTTGGTAGGAAAGGTTTTTTAGCAGAAGTTTCTCCAAAAGAATCAATAGATTTTATTAAAGATATTTTAGAAGGAAATTATGTTATAGAAAAAGCTATGCGTTTATCAATTTACTTAAATAATAAAAAAATTGGAGAAGCTTTAAATGAAGCTTTATTATTTTCTCATACTACTGGAAAATTAATAGAATTTAAAATAGATTTTAATGGAAATAATTTAATGCAAGGTTTTGCTGATGGATGTATTTTCTCTACTCCTATTGGTTCTACTGGTTATTCTTGTTCAGCAGGAGGACCAATAGTAGATTCTCATATAAAAGCTATTATAATAACTCCAATATGTCCTCTTTCAAATTTAAAACCCATGGTAGTATCTTCATCGAAAATTTTAGAAATAGAAATTTTAAATGGAGAAGCAGATATTGTTATTGATGGGCATCTTAGATATAATATTAAAAAAGAAGAAAAAATATCAATAAAAGAATCAGAATATCCTATAAATTTTGTAAGAAGGAAAATTGAAAAAAGTTTTATAAAAAGAATAGAAAAAAGACTTAGGTATTGA
- a CDS encoding translation initiation factor IF-5A produces MSKPTPVSSLKVGHNIIIDGEPCKIVELEKSKPGKHGSAKARIVALGIFDNQKRTIITPVDAKVDVPIINKRSGQVISITETVSIMDNETLEVVEVPIPSDETLKSKIEPGVNVEYWKILDRYMITQVKS; encoded by the coding sequence ATGAGCAAACCAACTCCTGTAAGTTCATTAAAAGTTGGACACAATATTATAATTGATGGAGAACCATGTAAAATTGTTGAATTAGAAAAATCAAAACCTGGAAAACATGGTTCTGCAAAAGCAAGAATAGTAGCACTAGGAATATTTGATAATCAAAAAAGAACGATTATAACGCCAGTAGATGCTAAAGTAGATGTACCAATAATAAATAAAAGAAGTGGCCAGGTAATTTCTATAACAGAAACTGTAAGCATAATGGATAATGAAACTTTGGAAGTAGTAGAAGTACCAATTCCTTCAGATGAAACATTAAAATCAAAAATCGAGCCTGGAGTAAATGTAGAATATTGGAAAATTTTAGATAGATATATGATTACTCAAGTAAAAAGTTAA
- a CDS encoding TIGR00289 family protein, whose translation MEVAILYSGGKDSNLATYVAMENNFKVKCLISIIPKNENSYLFHFPNIRFTKLQAKSIGLPIIQLKAKNIGEKEIEDLFIALNKAKQLYNIKGVFNGAIASNYQKNRIEEICEKLNIKCFSPLWHKDPIFLLNEFINLGFKAIITSVSAEGFNENWLGRILDEKCIIDLKELNKKYGINISFEGGEAETFVLDGPIFKKKISIIEAEKIWKGYYGHYIIKRAKLINKN comes from the coding sequence GTGGAAGTTGCAATACTTTATTCTGGTGGAAAAGATAGTAATTTAGCTACTTATGTGGCTATGGAAAATAATTTTAAAGTAAAATGTTTAATTTCAATTATTCCAAAAAATGAAAATAGTTATTTATTTCACTTTCCAAATATTAGATTTACAAAATTGCAAGCAAAATCAATAGGTTTACCTATAATTCAATTAAAAGCAAAAAATATAGGTGAAAAAGAAATAGAAGATTTATTTATTGCATTAAATAAAGCAAAGCAATTATATAATATTAAAGGAGTTTTTAATGGAGCTATTGCAAGCAATTATCAAAAAAATAGAATTGAAGAAATTTGTGAAAAATTAAATATTAAATGTTTTTCACCTTTATGGCATAAAGATCCTATTTTTCTATTAAACGAATTCATAAATTTAGGTTTTAAAGCTATAATTACAAGTGTTTCAGCTGAAGGTTTTAATGAAAATTGGCTTGGAAGAATATTAGATGAAAAATGTATAATTGATTTAAAAGAATTGAATAAAAAATATGGTATAAATATTTCTTTTGAAGGAGGAGAAGCTGAAACATTTGTATTAGATGGTCCAATATTTAAGAAAAAAATTTCTATAATTGAAGCTGAAAAAATTTGGAAAGGGTATTATGGGCATTATATAATAAAAAGAGCAAAATTAATAAATAAAAATTAA
- a CDS encoding signal recognition particle protein Srp54 has translation MSGIESFGEKIRSAINKLLGAPIADRKTIEEVIKELQRALLLADVNVNIVLKVSEKIKERAFKEKCPPGVSRKDHLLKILYEELINLLGEKPYPLQLDKNKKYVFMFVGIQGSGKTTTVAKIANYLKKQGYKIGVVCSDTYRPAAYEQLNQLLSPLGIPVFFNENSKNAIEIAKEGLEKFFSNGINIILIDTAGRHKEQEFLLKEMKELEKEIKPNEVILTLDGTIGQQASIQAEAFHKSTPIGSIIVTKLDTSAKGGGALSAVAATGARIRFIGVGEKIDDIEAFYPNRFVGRLLGMGDIEGLVERVKLAEMQVSEEKVQALLSGHFTLEDMISQIKETRKLGPLRKIISKFPLPMMPNISDDQLEIAEKEMDKWSAIINSMTPEERKNPEILNSSRIKRIARGAGVLEGDVKKLIKQYNLMKKLMKSWKKKKGVPKLKI, from the coding sequence ATGAGTGGCATAGAAAGCTTTGGAGAAAAAATAAGAAGTGCAATAAATAAATTATTAGGTGCACCTATAGCAGATAGAAAAACAATAGAAGAAGTTATAAAAGAATTGCAAAGAGCATTACTTTTAGCAGATGTGAATGTAAATATTGTTTTAAAAGTTTCTGAAAAAATAAAAGAAAGAGCTTTTAAAGAGAAATGCCCTCCAGGAGTATCTAGAAAAGACCATTTATTAAAAATTCTTTATGAAGAATTAATAAACCTTTTAGGAGAAAAACCTTATCCTTTACAATTAGATAAAAATAAAAAATATGTTTTCATGTTTGTAGGAATTCAAGGATCGGGAAAAACAACAACTGTAGCAAAAATTGCTAATTATTTAAAAAAGCAAGGATATAAAATTGGTGTAGTATGTTCAGACACATATAGACCTGCTGCATATGAACAATTAAATCAACTTTTATCTCCTTTAGGAATTCCAGTTTTCTTTAATGAAAATAGTAAAAATGCAATTGAAATTGCTAAAGAAGGTTTAGAAAAATTTTTCTCAAATGGAATAAATATTATTTTAATAGACACTGCTGGAAGACATAAAGAACAAGAATTTCTTTTAAAAGAAATGAAAGAATTAGAAAAAGAGATTAAACCAAATGAAGTAATCCTTACATTAGATGGAACAATTGGTCAACAAGCAAGTATTCAAGCTGAAGCATTTCATAAATCAACTCCAATAGGTTCTATAATAGTAACTAAATTAGACACTTCTGCAAAAGGCGGAGGAGCATTATCAGCAGTTGCAGCTACAGGTGCTAGAATAAGATTTATTGGTGTTGGAGAGAAAATAGACGATATTGAAGCATTTTATCCAAATAGATTTGTAGGAAGACTTTTAGGAATGGGAGATATAGAAGGATTAGTTGAGAGAGTTAAATTAGCTGAAATGCAAGTTTCAGAAGAAAAAGTACAAGCATTATTATCTGGACATTTTACTTTAGAAGATATGATATCACAAATAAAAGAAACAAGAAAACTCGGACCATTAAGAAAAATAATAAGTAAGTTTCCTTTACCAATGATGCCAAATATTTCCGATGATCAATTAGAAATTGCTGAAAAAGAAATGGATAAATGGAGTGCAATAATAAATTCAATGACTCCAGAAGAAAGGAAGAATCCAGAAATACTTAATTCATCAAGAATAAAAAGAATTGCTAGAGGAGCAGGAGTTTTAGAAGGAGATGTAAAGAAACTTATTAAACAATACAATTTAATGAAGAAATTAATGAAATCTTGGAAAAAGAAGAAAGGGGTGCCTAAATTAAAAATATGA
- a CDS encoding tRNA pseudouridine(54/55) synthase Pus10: MKNEKENLLEIVKNILLKYCLCDNCLGRQFSKLIPGLTNEERGRILKISLLMNVLYSYKENEIILKKIILNSQLFDIIEKLNLSMEKINENDFKCYLCENKIKKENVKNFSQKILKEIENIEFKTFLIGASIPVEIHEREDMIRSEYGLITGEDIKSEINREIGKNLLNLTNAKVDFYNPDVTIITNIFNDNFFIQINPIFIKGFYKKFVKNLPQSPWICNYCKGVGCEKCNWQGRKYPSSISELIGEISAKIFEAIDYKFHAAGREDVDALVLGSGRPFVLEIIKPLKRTIDMKFLEESINNNAKGMIEVNNLCYTTKKEVNEMKIKSQKASKIYLAKVVFEKEINDKELKNLELKMNNITIEQRTPMRVLNRRKDKIRRKFLYYIKAKKIDSRIVEFEIKAQGGLYIKELITGDNGRTIPSISEILGNKASNIELAVINIEII; the protein is encoded by the coding sequence ATGAAAAATGAAAAAGAAAATCTATTAGAAATTGTTAAAAATATTCTTTTAAAATATTGTCTTTGTGATAATTGCTTAGGAAGACAATTTTCTAAACTTATACCAGGTCTTACAAATGAAGAAAGAGGAAGAATACTTAAAATTTCACTTTTAATGAATGTTCTTTATTCTTATAAAGAAAATGAAATTATTTTAAAAAAAATAATTTTAAATAGTCAACTTTTTGATATTATAGAAAAATTAAATTTATCTATGGAAAAAATTAATGAAAATGATTTTAAATGTTATTTGTGTGAAAATAAAATTAAAAAAGAAAATGTTAAAAATTTTTCTCAAAAAATTTTAAAAGAAATAGAAAATATTGAATTTAAAACATTTCTTATTGGAGCATCAATTCCAGTTGAAATACATGAAAGAGAAGATATGATTAGGTCTGAATATGGTCTTATAACAGGAGAAGATATAAAAAGTGAAATAAATAGAGAAATAGGTAAAAATTTATTAAATTTAACAAATGCAAAAGTTGATTTTTATAATCCAGATGTAACAATTATTACAAATATATTTAATGATAATTTTTTCATTCAAATAAACCCTATTTTTATTAAAGGTTTTTATAAAAAATTTGTTAAAAATTTACCTCAATCACCATGGATATGCAATTATTGCAAAGGAGTTGGTTGCGAAAAATGCAATTGGCAAGGTAGAAAATATCCTTCTTCAATTTCTGAATTAATTGGTGAAATTTCTGCAAAAATTTTTGAAGCAATAGATTATAAATTTCATGCAGCTGGAAGAGAAGATGTAGATGCATTAGTTTTAGGTTCTGGAAGACCATTTGTTTTGGAAATTATTAAACCTTTGAAAAGAACAATAGATATGAAATTTTTAGAAGAAAGTATCAATAATAATGCAAAAGGAATGATTGAAGTGAATAATTTATGCTATACTACAAAAAAAGAAGTAAATGAGATGAAAATTAAATCACAAAAAGCTTCAAAAATATATTTAGCTAAAGTAGTTTTTGAAAAAGAGATAAATGATAAAGAATTAAAAAATCTTGAATTGAAAATGAATAATATAACAATTGAACAAAGAACACCTATGAGAGTTTTAAATAGGAGAAAGGATAAAATTAGAAGAAAATTTTTATATTATATTAAAGCTAAGAAAATAGATTCTAGAATAGTCGAATTTGAAATAAAAGCTCAAGGAGGGCTTTATATAAAAGAATTAATTACAGGAGATAATGGTAGAACTATTCCAAGTATTTCAGAAATACTTGGAAATAAAGCAAGCAATATAGAACTTGCAGTAATAAATATTGAAATAATATAA
- a CDS encoding 50S ribosomal protein L21e yields MPKSKGYRNRTRSLLRKEKGSRSIVSPDIYLQKFKINDKVVILTNPSIHKGMPHRRYHGKIGRIAEIRGKGYIVEIIDGNKIKRITTRPEHLKLFRG; encoded by the coding sequence ATGCCTAAATCAAAAGGTTATCGAAATCGTACAAGAAGCTTATTAAGAAAAGAAAAGGGAAGTAGAAGTATTGTTTCTCCAGATATCTATCTACAAAAATTTAAAATAAATGATAAAGTAGTAATTTTAACAAATCCAAGTATTCATAAAGGAATGCCACATAGAAGATACCATGGAAAAATAGGAAGAATTGCAGAAATTCGTGGAAAAGGCTATATTGTAGAAATAATTGATGGAAATAAAATAAAGAGAATAACTACTAGACCAGAGCATCTTAAACTTTTTAGAGGTTAG
- a CDS encoding DUF655 domain-containing protein, which yields MRRAEQDSKQRRLYEEYAYILDIYPSDAYRGSPPVAKNEEILQLIGEDFFTLLEAAAWKGRFSTGTRVYVGKNISKQVLRILRRISYNELTLNAKSELEQTIQKIVISKESKFVEFFNKANPLTPRLHSLELLPSIGKKSLRKILDEREREEFKSFEDIKKRADISDPIKLITKRVIEEISNPTEKYHIFLV from the coding sequence ATGCGTAGAGCAGAGCAAGATTCTAAACAAAGAAGACTATATGAAGAATATGCCTATATCCTTGATATATATCCTTCAGATGCGTATAGAGGCTCTCCTCCAGTTGCAAAAAACGAGGAAATACTTCAATTAATTGGAGAAGATTTTTTCACTTTATTAGAAGCTGCTGCTTGGAAGGGAAGATTTTCTACTGGAACGAGAGTGTATGTAGGTAAAAACATAAGTAAACAAGTATTAAGAATACTTAGAAGAATTAGCTATAATGAATTAACTCTTAATGCAAAAAGTGAATTAGAACAAACAATTCAAAAAATAGTTATTTCTAAAGAAAGCAAATTTGTAGAATTTTTTAATAAAGCAAATCCTTTAACACCTAGACTGCATTCATTAGAATTACTTCCAAGCATAGGGAAAAAATCATTAAGAAAAATTCTTGATGAGAGAGAAAGAGAAGAATTTAAATCGTTTGAAGATATTAAAAAAAGAGCTGATATATCCGATCCTATTAAGCTTATTACAAAAAGAGTAATTGAAGAAATTTCTAATCCCACAGAAAAATATCATATTTTCTTAGTTTAA
- a CDS encoding rRNA adenine N-6-methyltransferase family protein — protein sequence MQYYNIKKILSKYKIKINFRLDQYFLIDKKIIKKIVSYAELNENDIVLEFGTGLGFITKEVAKKAGKVFSIEKDEKILEVTSRLLNEKNIQFIKGDFFKANIPLFNKFISSPPYQFSRKIIEWISRRKIDLCIIVFQDEFARKLIEEKGKNYTLVSILPSISYEVELLDIIPCSSFYPPSPFPSRIVKLKFINEKYNEEEINNLIIFLKNIFSQKNKKLKHPLRKYLEKIGIKDINKINEIIYSIPLSEEKVCLIPKKDLIQIGTNIIKYLKS from the coding sequence ATGCAGTATTATAATATTAAAAAGATTTTATCTAAATATAAAATAAAAATTAATTTCAGATTAGATCAATATTTTTTAATAGATAAAAAAATAATTAAAAAAATTGTTTCTTATGCAGAATTAAATGAAAATGATATTGTTCTTGAATTTGGAACTGGATTAGGTTTTATAACAAAGGAAGTAGCAAAGAAAGCGGGAAAAGTTTTTTCTATTGAAAAAGATGAAAAAATATTAGAAGTAACATCAAGATTATTAAATGAAAAAAATATTCAATTTATTAAAGGAGATTTTTTTAAAGCAAACATTCCCCTATTTAATAAATTTATTTCAAGCCCACCGTATCAATTTTCTAGAAAAATTATTGAATGGATATCAAGAAGAAAAATAGATTTATGCATAATAGTTTTTCAAGATGAATTTGCAAGAAAACTTATAGAAGAAAAGGGGAAAAATTATACACTTGTATCGATTTTACCTTCAATTTCTTATGAAGTAGAACTTTTAGATATTATTCCATGCTCTTCTTTTTATCCTCCATCACCTTTTCCTTCAAGAATTGTAAAATTAAAGTTTATAAATGAAAAATATAATGAAGAAGAAATTAATAATTTAATAATATTTTTAAAAAATATTTTTTCTCAAAAAAATAAAAAATTAAAGCATCCTTTAAGAAAATATTTAGAAAAAATTGGAATAAAGGATATTAATAAAATAAATGAAATTATTTATTCTATACCTTTAAGTGAAGAAAAAGTTTGTTTAATTCCAAAAAAAGACCTTATACAAATAGGTACTAATATCATTAAATATTTAAAATCTTAA